A region of the Labeo rohita strain BAU-BD-2019 chromosome 5, IGBB_LRoh.1.0, whole genome shotgun sequence genome:
TCCTCTTTACTCTTGTAGTAGGAGACGGTCGTGTCCTTAAATGTAAACCAGTATTGTTTATATCCTTTCAGTGTCAGCCTCTTCGGCCTGAGAAAAAGTGAAACCAGGtgtatttgtatagcactttttgCAATACAATGCTGTCATTACTACTTACTAATTAGCTTTCGTAAGGATAAagcatttttgatttaataacaTGAAACAGACGTTGTGGGAGGGGAATTTATGTCTTACCGGAATATTTTCAAGTAGTCGTGTAGTTCTGGTGCCGTCATCGTTTCCTGTGTGGACACTTAAGATGTTAAGACTATCACCAAAACAGTGCTTTGTGATGTTTTGAAACATGGCTACAGTAGTATGTAAAGCTTTATAAAGCCTGCGATATCATATTTgatagtcaaaattatgatactTTTTAAGGCCTCTAAATTGTTGCTACAATTAACAGCATGatcaaaactgctgaaaaacatGTTGTACTCAATCTGCTCCACACCTTCTGTCATCTGATTGATTGCAAGTAAAAGGCCTTTTAgtgtaattgtaaaaatgtccaCCTTAAGGTCTTGGAATGATTTACCGTCTGAGCAATTGTCTGTTATTGTAGAGACCTCAGCTGTGTCTCATCTGAAAAGTAACCACTACAttccaaagaaaaataaaattactgtaatttactTTGCATATGGAATAACAATAAGTTAATTTTATCATTGTTAATTTTCTGAAATGAGACATCTTCAGTGATGCAGGTGACTGACAAATGCAACTTCTGGAAGGGCACAGCCTTCCAAATGAGACACAGTAATGGACTTTACATTTTACACCACTAAACATGacactgaacaaacaaactgatTGAATTTGGTTGCTGTAGTCAGATGGCCTCTTGGGTGGTTCTTGTCCAATGAAAGCTGTGATGGAGTCCAGACCTTCTgctgtcagtctgaaggtctggctaagCAAGACTAGGACTCAGGTTTTCCATGCCCGTCGTGATCTTCTGATCATCCCTTGGATTTGGTTGCACTAGTGGACTGTTTCCCAGTATGGATCTCTGCCTGTTTATGAATCTGTTTCTGACTCTCACTTGGTTACTTTGTTTGATTAGTCTGTGGTCCTGGCTCTGATCTTGGCCCGTCTCGACTCATCCCTGTGCCCAGCCAGCTGGAGCTCGACTCACGGAATCGGTGGCCAACTGCTTGATTTTGTTTTCAAGTGACTCTCAATAAAGTTTCTGTTCAGTATCTCTCTGCTTCTGGGTTGTCTCTCATAGAACCTGACTTCACACTCGGGCCAGTGTAGACCCAAGTGAGGattttgggctcccaagagccaCCACTCTTTGTCCCTACCACATGCATTGGATTAACCGCTGTTTATGGTTGTGAAGCAGTGTCTCCTCTCCAGCCACAGACATACCTTATGGAGAGGTCCAAGGTGGCATATGAGTGATGATACTTGGTCACGTCACATCTTTTCTTCCATTTTTCCTCCTTTCCATATGTGATCTTTCTCCTCAACGGATGGGTTGTGAGTGGGAAGCAGCTGTATGGGAATCTGATGCCCAGTGTTGCTGCTGCGTTGACTGTCAGAATGCTTAATTTTGGGGTATATCTGCATGCTTTTACCATTCGCCATCTATTAATCTTGGCATGCTTTGCTAAGTGTCTATAGGAGCATCAAGACATCAAGATCTATGCCTGTATTCTCCTGGAGGTCTGTGATGCTCTAATCAGCCTTGCCTTCCACCTGGACAATCACATGGATTTACACATCAGAGTGCAGGGTTCTTCCATCAGGTTATGGACTGATTCTTCTGATCTCCCGTCTGTTTCATTCTGTGGTGGCATCTTAGCCTAAGCCCATGCAGACTGGTAGGTTGGGTCTTATTATTTTGGAGAAACAATGGCATCTTTCCAAAGGTCTGTGCCTGTAACTGCGGGGTCAAGGTCATATTTCTCTTTCTAGTATAAGCCATCACCTGTCAGTAATCAGGCGAATCCTCGTAAGCAGAACTGTCCTCCTATTTACCAGTCCTTGTACACTCTTGCCAGTCTCCTTGATATTCCACAACAGAACTCGTCAATGTTCTTTGCTCATCGACTCAGGAGCAGAGGGCAATTTCATGGACACATTTGTCTGTGTCTGTCCAGTGGCTGGtatgatctatctatctgtccagagcAGACCTTTGACACCTTGTATCTGTATCTTGTATCACCCTTTCTCCAGGTGCACATCCAACACATCAGATGCATGGTCCAGAGGCTGCTGGAGAACCAGGTTTATGTTAAGGCAGAAAAGTAAATCTATTTCCAACCAGTTCTGCTCTTGGAGTCCTTTATCTTGAGGTAGAGGGCACTACTTGACCCTTTCTGCAAAGCTGACAATTCCTGGACTTTGCCAACTTCTATCAACAGTTTTTCTGCAGTTACAACTGGGTAACACCACTTCTTCTGAATGTTCTGAGGTCCTTTTCTAAATATCCCTTCAGGATAACAAGTTGCATCTATGTGCTTTTTATTATTCACATTGTTGTCTTCTGCAGAGCAGAACTACAATATTGGAAAGAGGTGCTGGTGGTCTGTTTGGATTCGGAAGAGTAACTTAAGGGGACAGCTATGGAGTATATCTGGTCAACCCAGGTAGGCTTGCTGGGCTCTGTTCTTTGgatgttttgattttgttcTCTCTTATTGGCCTTGCTCTAAGAATGTAATCCAGATGCTGATTTGCAGCACTTTGCTGCCCCATGTTCCCCCTCCTGATACCATTTCACCTCCAGGTCATTGCCGGTCTCCCTCCACCCAGTGTCAATACTGTAGTCCTCACCATGATGCGTCACTTTCCCAAAGCAGTCCACTTCATTCCCCTTCCCAGACTCCCATCTATAAGAGCATTGGTTCTGAAGTCTGGTCCTGGGGACCCACAGAACTGCATAGATTTGTCACAAAGCTTTTGAACCTTTCCCACATAATTGCCTAGCAAATACTAATATACTTTGTTTAACACACACAATAATACTATATCAGGGCATGTTGTCATGCTAAATGGGGTAATTTGTCTCAGTGGGAACCTGCTTTGTTTATTGTATCGGAAGCCAACCCTGCTCATGGAGGGCTACCTTCCTTTCCAGTCCTGCTCCAACATCTGCCTGTATTTTCCTAGTTATCCTTAACTCCTcgattagctggttcagatgCGTTTGGTTAGgcttggagctaaactctaaaGGATGGCAgttctccaggagcagggttccCCCTGTGACAACTTATTCAGATTACAACATACTCTGCTATAGTATCACTGCATGTTTCATAAACAGCATTCATATTTCCTAGCCAATAATGGAGAAAGTGTTCAAAAGCTttgtgatagtaaagactttcCCAAGACTTAGGGTACCAAGACTTGCCTTATGGACAGATAGAGGACAGAAAACCAACAGAGCATCCCAGAAtgaaacatatttattattcagtaaCTATCAAGCTTTTTAATATCTATattcaaaatactaaaataaagacTCTGTAGAAGAAGCCAGTAGAAAATGTTGAGGTATATACTGGAACAATCCAGCAATGGATATAAGAATATGTCAGTATGTGATTGGTTTGGTGTAGTATATGTCATGACACTGACCAGCATGTCATCTGCACTGCTCTCTCCTTCCATTTTCACCTCCAGACACTGCAGAGCTGAATCCAGGTCGTCCATAGCTGGACAAGATGCCACAATCTGCTCGGTCAGAGACACTTTCCCAATGTGGTACTGATGTGATCACACACAGAGATCATAAAAACATAAGCTTTTACTTCAGCTCCAATTGTGTTAGAACATTTTTCCCAATCTCAGTGATCACAGCGACAGATCATTGTTCACTTGTATGGTGAGCTGATATCTGCTCTCTATCATCTATACCTGTAAGGCAGCGAAGACCATCATCTCCTCCTCAGTGCACTCAATTTCCTCCAGCAGGATGGCCCACCTTGCCTGTTCATACAGCTGCGTCAGACGCACCGCGTCAGTCTGGAAAATGCATTTGTGTGATTTCGATGATTTTTAtagaagaaaaacagaaagagtTAGATAATTCATTTTACTGTCTGTACTGTATGTAACAAGGTTCTTAATAGattttatgaaaaatgcatTGTGAAATTTATGATCATATTTGAGGTAGTGACATAATTCACATTAGAAATGAAAATCTATGCTTTCTATAGAAATGAGTTTGTATAGTAAGTGTTTATGCTACGGACAGCACTCGTCATACTGTACCTACCTGTGGTGTGATGTTATGAAAGGTGTAGTATTTGAATCGCAGTAAAAGTTTATCATTTTCTTTGACTCCCTGTTGTAGAAGAGAACGGGACGAATCCAACCACCTGAGCAGAGATCACAGTACATATGACCATTACAGCATATTCTCAATGATTCTTCCATCATACTCTCAATGAACTGTGTTTGGGGCATGGAGTGTAGATGATGTggaaaaataaagctttttatcATGAGGCCCCAACAAGAAATGAGAAAAGTGAAGCCTGCCTGCTGTTAATCTGTGCTTTCTCCATGATGTTAGTCGAGCGATAGAGTTTGGCGATGGTCTCTGGGGCCGGAACAGGCTGACTGACCGCCAACATCTTGTACGCAGCCTCAGTGTCGGGCGCTTCAGCAAAGAAAGCAGGCATGCCGTTGGCAAGCGTCGGGATGGTGCCTGCGTTTgcacaaatgaacaaatgtctACACATTCATCACATTTTCAGTATGAGAGCAGCTTGACCTGACCTTCTTGTGTGTgtggtaagtaaataaatatagcgTAAGCATACTTTGATCCGTGTAAAGGCTCACCTGAAGGAAGTGGTGCGCGTGTGATGTCGTACACCTCTTTCTCAGCATCtttatctttctttttcttcttctcttctaCTGGCCACAGTAGGGATAGTTCCTCCGGACGGCGAATGTCTAAAGAAGAGAACACAAAAGCTGTCATGTGCAATAGTCAAATCAAGCCACATGTTGTTTAGAAGAGCTGAAAGGCTTTCATTAACTGCAGATGCTGATCATGTGCTGGTCATAAATGAATGCATTCTTTCAGCAACAGACAGTCTCTGTATAGATGATCTGAAAGGTAAAAGCTGATGAGTTACAGCTGATTTGAGCTCATCACTCACTCAGGAGTTTGCAGATGCCCATGACGGTGCGGAAGACGGAGCTGGAGAAGCAGACTCTCATGCGGAGGGTGATGCCGCTGGGCAGGAGGAGGTGCAGGGGCTTGTGCTGCGGCGTGAGGCAGAGCCGGGCGTCTGCGTGGATCCCACACTTATCCAGCGTCCAGGACGGCTTCAGTAACCACTGCTGCTTCTGTTCCCACCACAGGGCGTGATCGGACCAGTCCTTCTTTATTTCTGGAGAAGAGAGGAAAATCCTGTCATCAGTCTTGTCTCGTTCCAAACcaatatgattttatttcatctgtggaacacaaataaacatgtcAAACGCGACACCGTGTGAGATGTTTAAATACGTGCAAACATTACTCAGTTAGGGAATGACGGAGgggaaattgtttaaaaaatgataatattcaCTCATTTTCCAGTCTCTGTCAGTCAGTGGTCAGCGGCAACTCgttgactttttttaatgaatttattacttacttatttgatttttaaattatcttCCACAGAAGACAGAAATGCATACAGGGACACAATCTGTCGAAGATGTAGAATTCAACACATTAATGATATGGACTACTTTTAAGATACTTTTATGTCCTTTTTGGTGACCTGTCCAGTTGACTGTGTGCTTTCATTGTATGGGGAACTGtgaaaatatgaagaaaaataataaaataaaataaaataaaataaacatcacagaagtttggaacaacatgggatCCTTTTTTGGAAAACAGAACTACACTCTAAGAGACTTTGAAAATGAAATAggaaacttaaaggagaagtccacctccagaacaacagtttacagataatgtactcacccctttgtcatccaagatgttcatgtctttctttcttcagttgtaaagtaattatgtttttttttttttaattttgattttccgattttgaacttccaaaatgtagtttaaatgcagcttcaaaagatcaaaaatgcggttgtaaacgatcccagctgaggaaatcgtcctatatcgctgttttaccttttttgttaagggtgtttgatcttctttgcatgttcactttgtaaagactgtgtctgtacttctgcagcgatgtaggatgattttgaaatgatttttgaagttgatggagaaaatacgattggagtttttcgacaaaccctaattgtcttgagtcagaatacacagagttcagggagagaaagacaagacgagcatttgagaataaaatgtatttaaattgtcattttttaattaaaataaccaatcgtttcactagataagacccttctttcttggctgagatcgtttacaatcgcatttgtgaccatttaaactgcattttggaagttcaaaatcggggcaccatatcagtccattatatggagaaaaatgctgaaatgttttcctcaagaaacataatttctttacgactgaagaaagaaagacatgaacatcttggatgacaagggggtgagtacattttatgtgaatgtttgttttggaagtggacttctcctttaaaataggACAATTTGGAAATATTGAGActtgactggaaaaaaaaaaacaatttgtagtATGtagacaaataataaaaataacaaataagcGTGTAGAAAACTGTTACAAAATGGATCTGAGACTTGCTTTGAGAGACTGAGCCTCGAGACTTGTGGGCGTGTCTGCAATCAACAATCCTGATGCACCAATGCAAAAACATATCATACTAAAATTTACAGACATCGACTCACGTGACTTTTCCACCACTTTGAGGATGACTCCACCAATATGTAGATCTGAGGTGACACTGATTTTGAGAGGCGGGGCCTCGGGTCCCAGTTCCTCCACAGTGACGGACAGATCCCACACTGCCATTCTGATCTGAACACAGATGCCATGAGACGTCACCACAATCTCAGCTAATTCCCTTTTTACAGTTTTGCATTCAGTCTGTTTAACCTGCTTTAACTAGCTATAATCACCACAGTTACAGACAGGTGGTTGACACATAAcatgcttcatttttttaaacatgaacagtgtatagtaataaatatgtatacatacacagTGATGGGTAAGTTACtcgtagagagagagagagagagagagagagaaaaaaaaaaacattactatcTACTAATTTACTAATCAACTTTCCTATGTCAACCCTGACcatttttaccaaaacaaagaaagacattacattgttttgttaattgtatcaaacaaataacacaaaactgcatacattgttgaactaaccaaagcatttaaaagagaagattaaattaaaaccattttaacaTTAGCTGttacattttgatattaaaTCAACTGTTGTTTTATATAGAATGATTCTACAGagtatttaattcaattttatcagaagtaactgtaattaattGACAGAAAAATTAAGAGTTATCCCTTGCTTTAGTTTTCAAGGTAAAAAcggtaattaaattaaagtaatgaTTTACAAAACTgcacatatatgtgaccctggagcacaaaaccagtcttcagtagcacaggtatatttgtagcaatagccaaaaatacattgtgtgagtcaaaattattgttttttcttgtatgccaaaaatcattaggaaattaagtaaagatcatgtttcatgaagacattttgtaattattactcATTTtcaattagtaatatgcatttagaatgttttgcaccctcagatttaagattttgaaatagttGCATTTTGACCAAATGTTGGTTCTAACAacccatacatcaatggaaagctttcagatgatacatttaaatttaaaaaaaattgaccattatgactggatttgtggttcagggtcacatatatagagATTCctataaactatttaaatgtaaatttaattcaaatttttgcTTGTGTGAAAGTACTTTGCATAAAGACTTTTTTACACTTTCCCAGCACTTTAGTACTTCTCTAAACTGTGTTTGATTGTTTTAATCTGCGTGCAAAATATATAAGCAAATTGTGTAAACATTGCATAACATTATAGaattatcaaaaacataaattcaaTCATTCAGAAAAAGAGATGAATGAACATGCTGTGTGCATTTCATGTAATCAGTGGCCTTTGCTTTCCTTTCAGTATACCCACACAAGATCAAGCCTTTGTTATTCACATGCAGCAGGTGCACCAAGAATATTTTAcacttaaattatttaaaaaacaagctTAAGGAGTCACTGTGACAGCAGAAAGGCTGTGTCAGCGGTGTGCCGCAGGCCTGAAGGCCGTGCGTGTGCTCCCCTCTCTTCGTGTCTAAACCTCATAAAAGACAGAACATCCCACCCTTCCTTTCTCttgtgttgcattttttttttttttctcagtttcttaCCTCGTAGGGTTGTGGTTCCAAAAAATGTTAAGCGATGTACAGACTACGCCCTTGGTCTCTAGCACTTTCTATCAGTCTCTCTCAAGACCTTGTGAGACATGTGCTGTCACTTCCTCCctcttctctttctgtctttctctgctGAGGTTTCACCCGTCTCTGCGACTCAATAGCTCTTCTCTTTTTCAGGCTGATTTCTTAAGAGTTCAGCTGACCATAAATAGgtttctcttcctcttcctgtGACAGAGATgctcttttaaaacaaaacaaagccatATACACcagtctgtttgtttgtgtatgcatgtatgtatatgtgtatttattccCTTTTTAATAGAAGACGTCTAGAAGACTTCTGCTCCCTCAGTATAGTTTGATAAACGTGACTTTTATTCAGACTAATGCACTTACAGATCAACTATTATAAAGGTAACTATAGAGTGCTCCCTGCTGGGTAGATTTTGCATCACCACCATaagttttcgtttttttttttttcttccccaaaGGTGATGAAAATCCATTACCATTGTTGTGGTCCAATCCATTCAATTGTTTAACTACAGTATGTAACTGTTGGCCCTCCAGTGGATAAAAAGTACAACTTCATGCGTCTTGCGACAGAATATTGTTTCGGCTCTGCTGCTGCGAGTGGATGGATGTGTACAGTGTACAGACATCATAGCAGAGaggatgaatgaataaataaggtGTTTTTTAACACCCCATGATTTCCGGGGGTTtgccatttatttaaattccatgctacttttttttctgttagttGTTACGACAATAGTCTGCTACTTTCTCAGTGGGCGGAAATTATCTGACATGCACGAGCGAATGCCGTATCGATGCAA
Encoded here:
- the im:7154036 gene encoding LOW QUALITY PROTEIN: fermitin family homolog 3 (The sequence of the model RefSeq protein was modified relative to this genomic sequence to represent the inferred CDS: deleted 3 bases in 2 codons), coding for MAVWDLSVTVEELGPEAPPLKISVTSDLHIGGVILKVVEKSQIKKDWSDHALWWEQKQQWLLKPSWTLDKCGIHADAALPHAAAQAPAPPPAQRHHPRMRVCFSSSVFRTVMGICKLLNIRRPEELSLLWPVEEKKKKKDKDAEKEVYDITRAPLPSGTIPTLANGMPAFFAEAPDTEAAYKMLAVSQPVPAPETIAKLYRSTNIMEKAQINSRWLDSSRSLLQQGVKENDKLLLRFKYYTFHNITPQTDAVRLTQLYEQARWAILLEEIECTEEEMMVFAALQYHIGKVSLTEQIVASCPAMDDLDSALQCLEVKMEGESSADDMLETMTAPELHDYLKIFRPKRLTLKGYKQYWFTFKDTTVSYYKSKEESSKEPIQQMNLKGCEVAPDVSVAGQKFCIRLLIPGPEGMNEVYLRCEHEQQYSRWMAACRLASKGKTLADSSFSTEVQSIQSFLAMQKTTPSNNTAQSDESINTHSLVSPRYQKKYKPKQLTPRILEAYQNVAQLSLTDAIQKFLQIWQALPDFGLSYIVVRFKGCRKDEVLGIANNRLIRIDLSVGDVVKTWRYNTMRQWNVNWDIKQVAIEFDGNVNIAFSCVTADCKIVHEYIGGYIFMSTRSREQSNVLNEELFHKLTGGHEAL